In the genome of Nycticebus coucang isolate mNycCou1 chromosome 12, mNycCou1.pri, whole genome shotgun sequence, the window tcagtgagtagggcgccagccccatatactgagggtggtgggttcgaaccctgccctggccaaacggcaacaaaaaatagccaggcattgtggcaggcgcctgtaatcctagctacttaggaggctgaggcaagagaatcacctaagcccaagagctggaggttgctgtgagctgtgaggccacagtgctctacagaggacaataaagtgagactctgtctctaaaaaaaaaaaaaaaaatagccataatGGGGTgacgtctgtggctcagtgagcagggcgccagccccacataccgagggtggcgggttcaaacccagccctgaccaaactgcaacaacaaaaaataaaatagctgggcgttgtggtgggcgcttgtagtcccagctactcgggaggctgaggcaggagaatcgcctaagcccaggagttggaggttgctgtgagctgtgtgacgccacggtgctctactgagggcaataaagcaaaactctgtctctacaaaaaaaaaaaaaaaatagccataatGCCATTGTCCCATCTTAAACTATTAACAAATATCCAACGTATAAATTTTCACTTCTCTCAGAAATGTCAtaagtggttttttgtttgttttctataaatTGTTCATTGGAATGAGGACCCAAATAAGGTCTacgtattataattttaaatcttaaaacctgcaagttctttttcttcttgtgttgTGTTATAAAGAAACGAGATTATTTGTTTTGTAGAGTTTACCCAAGTCTGGATTTTGCCGATTAAAATAATATagtttaatacattctttttatttcctagaCAGTAGATCCTATCCAGATAGAAGCTGACATTAGGGTCCTGGGACTTTGTAGGAAATAAAATAGGTAGATGGGCTTGAGTTAATCAGGTCAGAGTTGATTATTCTTGGCAAGATAATTTTGTAGGTGAGGGTGTTTTTCCATCAGGAGATAGGTGACATCTGGTTCACTTTGTTGTTGTGACATCTGGtccactttgttgttgttgttgttagctgTTAATTGATACTTCCGTGACCAGATCTCTGTATTTATTTAGGGGGTTGCaaaaaatttgatattttcattgtgtatttcttcttcttgtatCAGTCTACTTAAATTCTATAAAAGAAATTTCTCCTCTATTATTTAGTTACCAACAGGAAGGATAAATGGATATAATCTTCCCCTTTATTTACCAGTTTCCAAGATATTAAGTTGGTTCTATAGCATTCTTCAACAGTGACCAACAagcatacattaaaatatttacagtgaAATTAGAGCCTATCAAGATAGAAGCTAACATTGAGATTAGGGTCATGGGGCTTTTTGACATTTGGAACAGTGTTTCCCAAACTTTCTTGACCATAGAAACCATCAAAATGTATGAGACTTTTCTCAAGAGGAGGGGGAGAACCCAGACTGAGGAACTCTGTCCACATCTACCCATATCTCCTGTGCCCGATTCTCATTCTCTGTTCATAGTCCCTTCTCTCATGTCCTTCTTATCCCACCTCCCCATACCCACAACTCTTTTCAGCCTTTTGCTGTGGAAAGGATCAAAGCTAACCAGCCCTTCTTGAAGTGATCATGGcgaattataattaattatatctgGTCAGAATTTAAACTGATAGCCAGTTAAAAATTTACTCTTATGGCATTGAAATTTGACCCTGAGATTGTAATTTTCTCATATTAAAATAGGATTGATGCAGTTTTAggattgtgaaaaaaaaattctctttaatacTGCATATTAAATACTTCACATTTATACATCATTTTCTCAAAACGTTTACAAAAGAGAACTTATTAATAGAGATTGGAGCAGAGTACTATGATCCCTCATCtgattgagtacattggctaaATCTAAACCAATGAGTATTAGTTGacttataattattttacttctcaaaattccttttcagatgagaaaaacagATAAGAATGTAATAACAGCTTTGACTCACAGACCTTGGAGCCTTAGCCATACAGGAGATGGGAAACCACGCTTCGATTCTTTCTGGAAACATTCCATGTTTGTGGTAATGGACATTTTGCTCGATTGGAGCATGCATAATATCTTGTGGTACCTGTGTGGAATTTCAGCTTTCCTCATGCAAAAGGATTTTGTATCCCCGTAAGTtggaaggttttttgttttcttctgacaCATTTCCTGAATGCTTTTCTTGGAAGGCATAACAGAGTTGACATCCAGGATTGGTTCTGACCTGCAAAGCTTACAGTGCCTCTAAATTGGAAAGCTGCTGGCTTCTTAGGTGGGGAGAATTCAAGCATATTtcaccatttcctttttttttttattttttttttgtagagacagagtctcactttatggccctcggtagagtgccgtggcctcacacagctcacagcaatctccaactcctgggcttaagcgattctcttgcctcagcctcccaagcagctgggactacaggcgcccgccacaacgcccggctattttttggttgcagtttggccggggctgggcttgaacccgccaccctcggtatatggggccggcgccttaccgactgagccacaggcgccgcccaccatttCCAAAATATTGAGTTGGTTCTATagcattcttcttttcttcagaTTCATCAGatattcttgggttttttttagcATATTGAGAAAAACTGAATCTTCCAAACTGTAGtgaggaaattattttatttcttacgcTAGGCTCATTTTGAAAACCAACACAAGATGTCAAGTAGAGCCATGGTGAAGGCATCTGTAGGCACCAGCCTCACTCCTAGTATTTTCCCTCCTGCTTACCTGTACGTCGTAGGCTCTATAGGCCACATATTGTCCAAAAAACCTTCCATTCCCTAACCTGATGGCAATCTCTGAATCTTTCTTTTGGCACATTTATAGCTGTATATTTCAGCAGATTAGAGTTGTAAGTTTCATTTTAGACATACATGTGTctaattcagtaaatatttggtgaGTTGCCCATACTATTGTATGGTACCATATTAAGAAGCTAAAGATGCAGTGTTGAAGAAACAAAGCCATGGTCACTGCCTTCATGGAGTTCACAGCCAAAtccaagagagagggagggagagagagactgatCAAATAAAAAgccaataaacataaaattacaaCTAAGATATCTAAAATGCATGCCATGTAGGAGAGAACATTGTGCGTAGCCTGTGTCATCTGAGCTAGTCTGAGTTGTCAGGGAAAGCGTTCCCAAGGAAGTGGTAATTAAGCTAGGAGCTGAGGGTGAATAAGATCTGGGGTAACCCAGCAGAGGGAAAGACACCCGCAAATGTGTTATGGCAGGAAGGAGCATCGTTCTTGcaagaaattgaaagaaaattaatattctgcagcatagaaaagaaaagggaagtgtGGTATGAGATGAGGCCAAAGAAACAGCTAAGGGCCAGGCCCTTCAGTGGTTATGCCAAGACATTGGAGGGAAGGTGAGTATCAGTCAGCAagctaccctatttccccgaaaataagacagtgtcttattttaaggtgtgctcccaaagatgtgctaggtcttattttcaggggacgtctaatcttttctgtaagtaggtcttattttcggaggatgtcttattttggggaaaacggGGTACGAAAGAACTTTAAGCTGGAATACTGTGGAGGAGGTTCACAACATGCTGGGTTTGTGGCATCCATCTGATTGCAGAGAAGTGGCCAGTTAGGTTCTCTCTGGATACACAATGAACACCGTATTTAATGACCATTTTGGATTCCTGGGATAGCTGGACATTATTCTAACAGgattggtttttcttctttctccagggaCTACTTGAAGAAGTGGTCAGCTAAAGGAATTCAGGTTGTTGGTTGGACTGTTAATACCTTTGATGAAAAAAGTTACTACGAATCCCATCTTGGTTCCAGCTACATCACCGACAGCATGTTGGAGGACTGTGAACCTCACTTCTAGACTTACGTAGGGGAGGAAATACGGGTTCAGAAACTGCCAGTGGCTCTAGGCAGGGATATCAGAATACCCTTTGTGCTAGCCCAGGTCCTGGGGGGATCAGATGGCTCACACAAGCAATAGTTGgtactttcatttttacttgaaCTAAAACAAAACCCAGTGTTGCCGCCATGCTCCATGAATGCCTGAGTTCAACactgttgctctttttttttttttttttttgtagagacagagtctcactttaccgccctcgggtagagtgccgtggagtcacacggctcacagcaacctctaattcttgggcttacgcgattctcttgcctcagcctcccgggcagctgggactacaggcgcctgccacaacgcccggctattttttttgttgttgttgttgcagtttggccggggctgggtttaaacccaccaccctcggcatatggggccagcgccctactcactgagccacaggcgccgcccccactgtTGCTCTTGAAAATCTGGGTCTGAGAAAAGGCACAACAGCCACTGCCCCGACCTATATGAAACAGACACAGGGATCGAGTGAGGATAAGCACAGATTGGGTTGTGCAGTTGGGGATGCAGATGTACATGCATGAGACGTGCATGATAACTCAAGAGTTGACATTTTAAAACTTGCCATGCTTACGTAtcttaattatttcaaatatttgtatTCAGCTACGTTAACAATGTACTGTAGATGTCAAACTTGAGGCTatactaattaaattattaaaaggaGCACTAAGGGAAAACTGTGTCCCAAAAATCCTATCCTAAGGCATAAGGAATTTGGGGAAGCTGCTATGTGTAATCCAGCGAGAATTCAGTGTGTAGCAACAAATGGTAGGGAAACCAGTCTGGGGAATTATTTGTCATATTTTGAATTAAGTGCTGCAAGCTGAATTGCACCTGGCTTATTAGGTTGCTCTGTAACAGATGATCATAGataattaaaactagaaaaacctCCCAAGACTATCTAGgcttatcttcattttacaaatgagaaaactaaaaccTATGGCAAGGAAGGAGTTGCCTCAAAAATCACACAGCTTGTGTGTGATATATAGCAGAGCCTGATCTCATGATACCTAAAATTTCTTGTTTGCAATTGGCCAGGAAATATATAAGTGGGTTAACCTGCATTATCTTATCCAACCCTCACAAAAATCTTAGGGAGGTGTTAACATTCTTCTTAccgatgaggaaactgaggcaatgCCTTGTTAAAGTCACAACAAAGGTCTCTGAGTCTGTGGTACAATTGATACTCCAACACAGGTTAAGGTGCCTCCAGAGCCACTGCTCTTAACCACTCAGCAAGTCTGCCCAACCCTGTGCTCTTTTCCACATGAACCTCCATGGGTTTTATCATGAACTTAAGCAGCAATATTtaaagttgacttttttttttaaaaaaatggcaaagtGTCTATTATTTCCTCTAGCTTACCCCTTCCCACCTTTCCATCCCATCTACGGCCTTCATCCTAGGTCACAACTTTGTTGTGGCTTCCTTCCTGCACCTCTCCAACAGGTCAACAGCCTCACCCCTGTAGGGCCAGGCATTGAGAGTTTTGCAAAGCCAGAAGTCCACACAGCTAGGGGGCCATGAGAAGCAAACAGTCAGTGTTAGCAGGAACATAATAATTGGGACATGGCATATTTTTGAGCAACAACGacaaagaaatttttttgaatttcaaaattaACAAAGATTTGCTCGATGAATggaacaaatttcttttttgttgttgttgcagttgtcattgttgtccagctggcctgggctgggttggaacaggccagcctggtatatgtggccggccccctacccattgagctacaggtgccgcctaaaTGGAACAAATTTCTAAACTGCATGTATTAATACATCCATGCCACATTATGACTAGAGTGAAAAGATGGGCAAAAAGGTAACTAAAGAAGACACATCTGGAGACTGAATGCAGCTCTAGAGTACCTTCTGAGAATGCACAGGCAACTAATGGACAGGGAAGGGTTTCTCTTGGGGGAAGTATTAAATTAATAACTTCCTTTCTGTTGTGTGAAGACCACTGGACAGCCAGGAGTTCTCTGTCTCTTGGCTGTCATCCCAAATTCATTTTGCCCTTGATTTAGCCAAGCCAAATTAAGGATTTAGGTCATCT includes:
- the GDE1 gene encoding glycerophosphodiester phosphodiesterase 1 isoform X3 codes for the protein MHDNTVDRTTDGTGRLCDLTFEQIRKLNPAANHRLRNDFPNEKIPTLREAVAECLNYNLTIFFDVKGHAKKATDALKKMYMEFPQLYNSSIVCSFLPEVIYKMRKTDKNVITALTHRPWSLSHTGDGKPRFDSFWKHSMFVVMDILLDWSMHNILWYLCGISAFLMQKDFVSPDYLKKWSAKGIQVVGWTVNTFDEKSYYESHLGSSYITDSMLEDCEPHF